A genomic stretch from Thermosipho affectus includes:
- a CDS encoding ATP-binding cassette domain-containing protein, which produces MFEKLEFINVSFEYEGRKILGNFNLEITRGEKVAIVGSSGEGKTTFIRLVLKYISPHKGKILVNGKPLSEFEEWYKILGVLSQRAHIFNRTLRDNLLIANPNVTDKEMYRALELAGLKKFMQNRDLDTVLGSDGSYISGGERTRIALARLLLREPEIVILDEPLEGVDKLVEKEVINNIRDFVKDKTLILISHRFSILSLTDEFAVLENGKIVERGKYHEHSQDSLLKRFFKAEQELTKKFRKGDSI; this is translated from the coding sequence ATGTTCGAAAAATTAGAATTTATAAATGTTTCTTTTGAATATGAGGGCAGAAAAATATTAGGCAACTTTAATTTAGAAATAACTCGTGGTGAAAAAGTGGCTATTGTAGGTTCAAGTGGAGAAGGGAAAACAACTTTTATAAGGCTCGTTTTAAAGTATATATCACCACATAAGGGAAAGATTTTAGTTAATGGAAAACCTTTATCCGAGTTTGAGGAATGGTATAAAATCCTTGGAGTTTTGAGTCAAAGAGCGCATATTTTTAATAGAACACTCAGAGACAATCTTCTTATTGCAAATCCAAATGTGACAGACAAAGAAATGTATAGAGCTCTTGAATTAGCCGGCTTGAAAAAGTTTATGCAAAATAGAGATCTTGACACAGTTCTTGGGAGTGATGGAAGTTATATTTCTGGCGGTGAGAGAACAAGAATAGCGCTTGCAAGATTATTACTCAGAGAACCAGAAATTGTTATTCTTGATGAGCCACTTGAGGGTGTTGATAAACTTGTTGAAAAAGAAGTTATAAATAATATCAGAGATTTTGTAAAGGACAAAACTTTGATTTTGATTTCACACAGGTTTAGTATTCTTTCATTGACAGATGAATTTGCTGTACTTGAAAATGGGAAAATTGTTGAAAGAGGAAAATATCATGAACATTCACAAGATAGTCTTTTAAAACGATTTTTTAAAGCTGAGCAAGAGTTGACTAAGAAATTTAGAAAGGGTGATAGTATATGA